The sequence below is a genomic window from Humulus lupulus chromosome 3, drHumLupu1.1, whole genome shotgun sequence.
GAAATagtataattgaaaaaaaatacaatataaatataaaagaGTAAAACTTGGACCAGAAAATTGAAATTTTATAGTAAATGTTAGTATACCAGTGAATTTCCCTATAAATATTAGTGTTTTGGTTTCATTCTTTACATTGCAGAATTCAGGAAATAAAAAACCAGGAAAGATGACTATAACAAGAGATTTAGTAATAATAATAGTTACTAGCTTTCTTTGCTTGTGCCTTTTCTTAGCTCTGATCAAGATCTTCCACAAACTATGGTGGGCACCAAGTAGCTTACAGTATCAGATGAGTTTGAGAGGAATCAAAGGTCCTTCTTATAGATTCATCCATGGAAGCAACAAAGAAATCTTGAGCATGCAAAAGGAAGCCAGGGACTCACCTTTTGGGTTGTCCCATGACATATTTCCAAAACTTCAGCCTCATATTCACTATTGGACTAAATTATATGGTAAAAGAAACCCTTATTGTACTATGGTTATGGGTATGGCTACCTGAATTTGGTTACAAAAGTTTGATATTAAGTTTTAGTAGTAAGTTTTGTCTTTTTTATATAACAGGAAATAACTTTCTTCAGTGGGATGGCTCCAAACCTCAATTAGTTATAACAGAGACAGAACTAGTCAAAGAGATATTGAGTGAAAGAGATGGAGCCTATTCCAAAGAGAAAATAAAATCCTTTACGAAGAAGTTATTAGGAGATGGGCTTGTGGTGTCTGAAGGTGAAAAGTGGACAAAAGTCAGAAAATTGGCTAACTATGCCTTCCATGCAGAGAGCCTGAAGGTAAGCTCTTATTTGAACTCTTATATGGTCAATATGATGTTTCTAATTAATGGGatttgttctcttttttttttattaatttgggGACAGAGGATGATTCCAGCAATGATTGATGGGGTTGAAGCCATGTTAGAAAGATGGAAATGCCAAGAAGGAAAAGAGGTTGAAGTGTCTGAAGAGTTTAGGTTGTTAACTTCCGAAGTGATTTCCAGGACAGCATTTGGGAGCAGTTACTTAGAAGGGAAGAACATTTTTGAGATGTTAAGGAGGTTGACCTTATTGGCTTCCAGAAATTTGTACAATCAAAGTTTTCCTGTCATCAGGTAATTTTCTTGCTCCATTTATGTTGGCTTTCTAAGCACATAAGTTCTGCTAAGCGCATTAGTTATTTTGATCCATATCGTAGTAGCCTTTTCAGAACCCACGATCAGATAGAATCAGAGAAGCTTGAGAACGGAGTTCACCGGTTGATAGTAGAGTTAATtaagaaacaagaagaaaaaataGTGAATTGGGAGGAGGAAAGCTGTGGGAATGATTTTCTTGGATTGCTGGTAAAGGCTCACC
It includes:
- the LOC133822996 gene encoding cytochrome P450 CYP749A22-like isoform X3, with the protein product MSLRGIKGPSYRFIHGSNKEILSMQKEARDSPFGLSHDIFPKLQPHIHYWTKLYGNNFLQWDGSKPQLVITETELVKEILSERDGAYSKEKIKSFTKKLLGDGLVVSEGEKWTKVRKLANYAFHAESLKRMIPAMIDGVEAMLERWKCQEGKEVEVSEEFRLLTSEVISRTAFGSSYLEGKNIFEMLRRLTLLASRNLYNQSFPVIRTHDQIESEKLENGVHRLIVELIKKQEEKIVNWEEESCGNDFLGLLVKAHHDANESLKISVDGVVDECKTFYLAGQETTTSLLAWTVFLLSVHTDWQEEARKEVLGLFGRQNPNPDDLAKLKTMGLIINESLRLYPPVISMIREVRFGKKLNIPANISLFISNLAIHHDPQIWGENVHLFKPDRFSEGVAKATNNNIAAFIPFGLGHRNCVGLNFGIAEAKIALTMILQRYALTLSPAYVHSPVQVLTNQPQYGVQVILHPF
- the LOC133822996 gene encoding cytochrome P450 CYP749A22-like isoform X2; amino-acid sequence: MSLRGIKGPSYRFIHGSNKEILSMQKEARDSPFGLSHDIFPKLQPHIHYWTKLYGNNFLQWDGSKPQLVITETELVKEILSERDGAYSKEKIKSFTKKLLGDGLVVSEGEKWTKVRKLANYAFHAESLKRMIPAMIDGVEAMLERWKCQEGKEVEVSEEFRLLTSEVISRTAFGSSYLEGKNIFEMLRRLTLLASRNLYNQSFPVISLFRTHDQIESEKLENGVHRLIVELIKKQEEKIVNWEEESCGNDFLGLLVKAHHDANESLKISVDGVVDECKTFYLAGQETTTSLLAWTVFLLSVHTDWQEEARKEVLGLFGRQNPNPDDLAKLKTMGLIINESLRLYPPVISMIREVRFGKKLNIPANISLFISNLAIHHDPQIWGENVHLFKPDRFSEGVAKATNNNIAAFIPFGLGHRNCVGLNFGIAEAKIALTMILQRYALTLSPAYVHSPVQVLTNQPQYGVQVILHPF
- the LOC133822996 gene encoding cytochrome P450 CYP749A22-like isoform X1, with product MTITRDLVIIIVTSFLCLCLFLALIKIFHKLWWAPSSLQYQMSLRGIKGPSYRFIHGSNKEILSMQKEARDSPFGLSHDIFPKLQPHIHYWTKLYGNNFLQWDGSKPQLVITETELVKEILSERDGAYSKEKIKSFTKKLLGDGLVVSEGEKWTKVRKLANYAFHAESLKRMIPAMIDGVEAMLERWKCQEGKEVEVSEEFRLLTSEVISRTAFGSSYLEGKNIFEMLRRLTLLASRNLYNQSFPVISSLFRTHDQIESEKLENGVHRLIVELIKKQEEKIVNWEEESCGNDFLGLLVKAHHDANESLKISVDGVVDECKTFYLAGQETTTSLLAWTVFLLSVHTDWQEEARKEVLGLFGRQNPNPDDLAKLKTMGLIINESLRLYPPVISMIREVRFGKKLNIPANISLFISNLAIHHDPQIWGENVHLFKPDRFSEGVAKATNNNIAAFIPFGLGHRNCVGLNFGIAEAKIALTMILQRYALTLSPAYVHSPVQVLTNQPQYGVQVILHPF